A window from Musa acuminata AAA Group cultivar baxijiao chromosome BXJ3-10, Cavendish_Baxijiao_AAA, whole genome shotgun sequence encodes these proteins:
- the LOC103968628 gene encoding putative MYST-like histone acetyltransferase 1 isoform X4 yields MAPPLLHLPARLKTLQTGAGRGRRWRCRWKWRDQKPHPGKVIERRKIPNDYEYYVHYTDHFFPVNRRLDERVKLEQLDLGTMETDLYEKEEDKVTSLKMTRHQKRKIDETHVEHGDEELDAASLQEHEEFTKVKNIAKIELGRYKIDTCVNVTLSILQVMRYTEVDPFLCLR; encoded by the exons ATGGCGCCGCCGCTCCTCCACCTTCCGGCCAGGCTGAAAACCCTGCAAACAGGGGCAGGTCGAGGTCGACGGTGGCGCTGCCGCTGGAAGTGGCGGGATCAGAAGCCCCACCCCGGCAAGGTCATCGAGCGGCGGAAGATCCCCAACGACTATGAGTACTACGTCCACTACACCGA TCATTTCTTTCCAGTCAATAGGAGGCTCGATGAGCGGGTTAAACTTGAGCAACTTGATCTTGGTACTATGGAGACTGATCTTTATGAGAAGGAGGAAGACAAG GTGACAAGCTTGAAAATGACGCGTCATCAGAAACGGAAGATTGATGAGACACATGTTGAG CATGGTGATGAGGAGCTTGATGCTGCTAGTTTACAAGAACATGAGGAGTTTACAAAAGTCAAAAACATTGCAAAAATAGAACTTGGCAGATATAAGATAGATACATG CGTTAATGTGACCTTAAGCATCCTCCAAGTGATGAGATATACAGAAGTGGATCCCTTTCTATGTTTGAGGTGA
- the LOC103968628 gene encoding putative MYST-like histone acetyltransferase 1 isoform X2 — translation MAPPLLHLPARLKTLQTGAGRGRRWRCRWKWRDQKPHPGKVIERRKIPNDYEYYVHYTDHFFPVNRRLDERVKLEQLDLGTMETDLYEKEEDKVTSLKMTRHQKRKIDETHVEHGDEELDAASLQEHEEFTKVKNIAKIELGRYKIDTWYFSPFPPDYSDSPKLFFCEFCLNFMKCKELLQRHMR, via the exons ATGGCGCCGCCGCTCCTCCACCTTCCGGCCAGGCTGAAAACCCTGCAAACAGGGGCAGGTCGAGGTCGACGGTGGCGCTGCCGCTGGAAGTGGCGGGATCAGAAGCCCCACCCCGGCAAGGTCATCGAGCGGCGGAAGATCCCCAACGACTATGAGTACTACGTCCACTACACCGA TCATTTCTTTCCAGTCAATAGGAGGCTCGATGAGCGGGTTAAACTTGAGCAACTTGATCTTGGTACTATGGAGACTGATCTTTATGAGAAGGAGGAAGACAAG GTGACAAGCTTGAAAATGACGCGTCATCAGAAACGGAAGATTGATGAGACACATGTTGAG CATGGTGATGAGGAGCTTGATGCTGCTAGTTTACAAGAACATGAGGAGTTTACAAAAGTCAAAAACATTGCAAAAATAGAACTTGGCAGATATAAGATAGATACATGGTACTTCTCTCCTTTTCCACCAGACTACAGTGACTCTCCAAAACTGTTTTTCTGTGAATTTTGCCTCAATTTCATGAAGTGCAAAGAACTGCTTCAGAGGCATATG CGTTAA
- the LOC103968628 gene encoding putative MYST-like histone acetyltransferase 1 isoform X6 produces MAPPLLHLPARLKTLQTGAGRGRRWRCRWKWRDQKPHPGKVIERRKIPNDYEYYVHYTDHFFPVNRRLDERVKLEQLDLGTMETDLYEKEEDKVTSLKMTRHQKRKIDETHVEHGDEELDAASLQEHEEFTKVKNIAKIELGRYKIDT; encoded by the exons ATGGCGCCGCCGCTCCTCCACCTTCCGGCCAGGCTGAAAACCCTGCAAACAGGGGCAGGTCGAGGTCGACGGTGGCGCTGCCGCTGGAAGTGGCGGGATCAGAAGCCCCACCCCGGCAAGGTCATCGAGCGGCGGAAGATCCCCAACGACTATGAGTACTACGTCCACTACACCGA TCATTTCTTTCCAGTCAATAGGAGGCTCGATGAGCGGGTTAAACTTGAGCAACTTGATCTTGGTACTATGGAGACTGATCTTTATGAGAAGGAGGAAGACAAG GTGACAAGCTTGAAAATGACGCGTCATCAGAAACGGAAGATTGATGAGACACATGTTGAG CATGGTGATGAGGAGCTTGATGCTGCTAGTTTACAAGAACATGAGGAGTTTACAAAAGTCAAAAACATTGCAAAAATAGAACTTGGCAGATATAAGATAGATACATG A
- the LOC103968628 gene encoding putative MYST-like histone acetyltransferase 1 isoform X5: MAPPLLHLPARLKTLQTGAGRGRRWRCRWKWRDQKPHPGKVIERRKIPNDYEYYVHYTDHFFPVNRRLDERVKLEQLDLGTMETDLYEKEEDKVTSLKMTRHQKRKIDETHVEHGDEELDAASLQEHEEFTKVKNIAKIELGRYKIDTWKVVDNDIW; the protein is encoded by the exons ATGGCGCCGCCGCTCCTCCACCTTCCGGCCAGGCTGAAAACCCTGCAAACAGGGGCAGGTCGAGGTCGACGGTGGCGCTGCCGCTGGAAGTGGCGGGATCAGAAGCCCCACCCCGGCAAGGTCATCGAGCGGCGGAAGATCCCCAACGACTATGAGTACTACGTCCACTACACCGA TCATTTCTTTCCAGTCAATAGGAGGCTCGATGAGCGGGTTAAACTTGAGCAACTTGATCTTGGTACTATGGAGACTGATCTTTATGAGAAGGAGGAAGACAAG GTGACAAGCTTGAAAATGACGCGTCATCAGAAACGGAAGATTGATGAGACACATGTTGAG CATGGTGATGAGGAGCTTGATGCTGCTAGTTTACAAGAACATGAGGAGTTTACAAAAGTCAAAAACATTGCAAAAATAGAACTTGGCAGATATAAGATAGATACATG GAAGGTGGTTGATAATGATATATGGTGA
- the LOC103968628 gene encoding putative MYST-like histone acetyltransferase 1 isoform X3 — MAPPLLHLPARLKTLQTGAGRGRRWRCRWKWRDQKPHPGKVIERRKIPNDYEYYVHYTDHFFPVNRRLDERVKLEQLDLGTMETDLYEKEEDKVTSLKMTRHQKRKIDETHVEHGDEELDAASLQEHEEFTKVKNIAKIELGRYKIDTCVNVTLSILQVMRYTEVDPFLCLSL; from the exons ATGGCGCCGCCGCTCCTCCACCTTCCGGCCAGGCTGAAAACCCTGCAAACAGGGGCAGGTCGAGGTCGACGGTGGCGCTGCCGCTGGAAGTGGCGGGATCAGAAGCCCCACCCCGGCAAGGTCATCGAGCGGCGGAAGATCCCCAACGACTATGAGTACTACGTCCACTACACCGA TCATTTCTTTCCAGTCAATAGGAGGCTCGATGAGCGGGTTAAACTTGAGCAACTTGATCTTGGTACTATGGAGACTGATCTTTATGAGAAGGAGGAAGACAAG GTGACAAGCTTGAAAATGACGCGTCATCAGAAACGGAAGATTGATGAGACACATGTTGAG CATGGTGATGAGGAGCTTGATGCTGCTAGTTTACAAGAACATGAGGAGTTTACAAAAGTCAAAAACATTGCAAAAATAGAACTTGGCAGATATAAGATAGATACATG CGTTAATGTGACCTTAAGCATCCTCCAAGTGATGAGATATACAGAAGTGGATCCCTTTCTATGTTTGAG CTTATGA
- the LOC103968628 gene encoding putative MYST-like histone acetyltransferase 1 isoform X1, with protein MAPPLLHLPARLKTLQTGAGRGRRWRCRWKWRDQKPHPGKVIERRKIPNDYEYYVHYTDHFFPVNRRLDERVKLEQLDLGTMETDLYEKEEDKVTSLKMTRHQKRKIDETHVEHGDEELDAASLQEHEEFTKVKNIAKIELGRYKIDTWYFSPFPPDYSDSPKLFFCEFCLNFMKCKELLQRHMVSYL; from the exons ATGGCGCCGCCGCTCCTCCACCTTCCGGCCAGGCTGAAAACCCTGCAAACAGGGGCAGGTCGAGGTCGACGGTGGCGCTGCCGCTGGAAGTGGCGGGATCAGAAGCCCCACCCCGGCAAGGTCATCGAGCGGCGGAAGATCCCCAACGACTATGAGTACTACGTCCACTACACCGA TCATTTCTTTCCAGTCAATAGGAGGCTCGATGAGCGGGTTAAACTTGAGCAACTTGATCTTGGTACTATGGAGACTGATCTTTATGAGAAGGAGGAAGACAAG GTGACAAGCTTGAAAATGACGCGTCATCAGAAACGGAAGATTGATGAGACACATGTTGAG CATGGTGATGAGGAGCTTGATGCTGCTAGTTTACAAGAACATGAGGAGTTTACAAAAGTCAAAAACATTGCAAAAATAGAACTTGGCAGATATAAGATAGATACATGGTACTTCTCTCCTTTTCCACCAGACTACAGTGACTCTCCAAAACTGTTTTTCTGTGAATTTTGCCTCAATTTCATGAAGTGCAAAGAACTGCTTCAGAGGCATATGGTGAGCTACCTCTGA